gtaataaattacctgctgaCTACCAAAATAATCAGataacaccttctgaccattaatgaagatttctttcaatttaaaacgcaactatgcctaccaatgtgggtagtttttaggatagaatttatctgtggttggggacagattgcaaggtgcaacatcgtacgattaccattctatgtcgggattagttagccagttatttgttttagaagcatggacttgatggtgggggatgtcgtaatcgaccagcggtcgtgtgaaccacccttagtgggaggagagctgcaatctcctcgtcccctcgcacataactatccccgcatgggattggaacctgtgaaactcccatgggtatcagagatgcggtggcgagcgtattctcagATAGAGAATTCAATtaaattctggttattttttgcattagcactggcattaaactttagttatctattcaaattttcacacttactaatagattaccggtacctgctaactagggaaacaataccttatggcaattattgattaataccttacacgagtcaagtctgcaagtaggcctaagcctaccaataacagtagtttgtcatctgctttccattgaaatgagggagcttatgaatatttaaaaaaattgataacggcacatcatgactcaccatcaacgaagtgctgtccgcaaacagtgaaacacgagtaagatggcttctggacttgacaccaagcagtcctgccaatagatgatatccacattgcgcgacgttccggatcttttgaaaacagtggaatatagctgaagatccatttcgttgtctatactatacgtacagccagcggaacaatacgaaataaccattttcaacagccaaacaaaacggaaacgtataatccgacttgcaactgacaggagccaaatggacgtttttgttttattgccgtccagtaacaaggtcacgtgacccgtgcaagtcctctataatGCTTGGCTTCGAAGACAGATTACTTATAATCATTGCCTATAAATGTGGAACACGAAACGTTTGGCTAGTAATAAGCGATTTTTGGAGAAATACTATATTAAGAGCACCAGCCTTGCGAGAAGTACATTGTTTAGTACAGTTTTGGGTGAGCTTACACGCAGCTTTTTAGATGCCACTTGTGGTAAACAGGGTAAtagttttgttatatttatcaaaCAGTGTGCATACAAATATCACGCCTTTTGTAAAATGTCTGCCCAAACAAAGATCGACTTCTACACTGTGGATACGAGTCTTCCATGTCGTGCGGTATGGATGGTCTTGGAAGAATTGGGAATACCCTACAACGAGCATTACGTAGATGTGACAAAAGGTGAACAGAAAACTGCCGAATTTCAGAAAATCAGCTTTAGGCAGAAAATTCCCGCAATCAAGGACGGTGAATTTTGTCTAGCGGAAAGGTAAGACattttttgtttagtttacACGTCGGGTTTTACGTGGGATTGGTAACGTgatatacaaatacagtctaAAATATGCATAAACAGCCATCTCATATACATAAAGCCCAATCCTATTTGCAAATGCAGCCAACtccatatacatatacagccattccagtgatatacatatacagcatacatcatatgcatatacatccAATTACCGTATATGTAATATGCACTCATTTAACATCACATCATAAACAGAATATATACTTCACTAAATGTACATATAGGCCCTGCAGTCATTTTAGGTAATTTACATACAAGATCCAATTTCATATACACATATAGTCAATGACATATGCATACACAGTCGAATTATACACATATAGAGCCAActaaatatgcatatatagcTATGCCATATGCAACCAATGTCATATGCACATTcagccaatgtcatatgcatatgcCTGTtggttgtatatgtatatttttaactATATTTGTATATCACTTTACCAAAAATATGAAAGGCCTTGGCCATTCGCAAAACCATACTTGGTGGGATATATGGTCGACCGGGTATGTTTCAAACACATCAATTAAATAGGGGAGAAAGATGCAAGGACGTTACATGGGCCAATCTGTGACTACAAAATTAAGCATTCTTTCACATATCATGATTCTCAATGGGATTCGTATCTGGAATTGCAGTATAATCATAACTTGAAAACTCGTACGTATTTTCTCGTTATACTTCAgtcatttttcttctttttagtcGGGCAGTTGCGACATATTTGGTGAGTGAATATGGTGGAAAACAAAAGAAACAACATCTGTATCCACAGGATACTAAATCCAGAGCGAAGCTTGATCAGCATCTCTATATTGGAGAGAATATTACAGACAGCATCGTTGAATATGTGGTAGGTTTTCGAGTTGTTATAATATAGTGCCTCACGAAAATGGAAATTACATTTAAGTAGTGGCTACCGACCGATGTTAACGTAGTTTGTTGCAGTTTATGGTGGTCTCATTGTGCAAACTCTGTTTTTCACTCGGCACGATTGACGTCACTGTAACGTTATTTTTGCATGTAAAGTATCTTTACCGCTAATCGTATTATTTTATGATCGGTTGATACCAGTTGAATGTATTACAATAATGACTCAGACCTATTTTTTCACACTTGAAGATGGAACATTACCTTTTAGAATCCGGGAGGTGTTTATTTTCGTGGTGAGCAAACTCGTCACGAAAAACTACCCGAAATGAAGAACTACTTGGGATTGATTGAACGAATGCTGGCAGATCATACTTACACTGCAGCTGATAATCTAACTGTTGCTggtatgtattattattaagTCAGATTTAAAAGTTAATAAATCAGCATCATTCAATTATCAACTAAGTTTGAATTTCCGCAATTTCCTCCATTGTTTGGGATAGTTTGGCGTAAGTTGAAAGCGGATTTCCAGAGATTGAATAAAAGTCGTATTTGGCAGTATGTATTACTCTTATTTTTTGCAAGTTTAACATCTTACTAATAATTTTCAAACCAATTTTATTATCCATGCGCCGCTTTTTGCACGACCCCCATGTATTTCTGCGTACAGCACCAGACTGCACAGCGAGGAAGTATAAAGAAACGCATGACTAAAATTGTGATATTACTTCTGCTTCTTCTATTCGCTCTTTtgctaatatatatttttcagatttcttCTACTATATCGCCGTGACTCTTCTCAATGTGACCGATTTCAATGATTTCGGTGATTTTCCAAAACTCATAGAATGGAAGAAGAAAATGGAAGCACTGCCTTATCACAAGAAAACTTGTGATGTGCCTTCAGCTAAGTTTCGG
The genomic region above belongs to Styela clava chromosome 13, kaStyClav1.hap1.2, whole genome shotgun sequence and contains:
- the LOC120332562 gene encoding glutathione S-transferase 1-like, whose product is MSAQTKIDFYTVDTSLPCRAVWMVLEELGIPYNEHYVDVTKGEQKTAEFQKISFRQKIPAIKDGEFCLAESRAVATYLVSEYGGKQKKQHLYPQDTKSRAKLDQHLYIGENITDSIVEYVNPGGVYFRGEQTRHEKLPEMKNYLGLIERMLADHTYTAADNLTVADFFYYIAVTLLNVTDFNDFGDFPKLIEWKKKMEALPYHKKTCDVPSAKFREMYQAKLKENTQKKF